In one Archangium lipolyticum genomic region, the following are encoded:
- a CDS encoding peptide ABC transporter substrate-binding protein: MLALVLVAGGCGRCGFQPDPGVKVVVPAMPTTLDWSYSDPTSWANYPVMLASQRGLTTLAPDHSVQPGLAERWERSRTAHGHEVYTFHLRRDVRWSDGVTPLSAQDFVLGWHRALQGRERGELADLLGAEEVLSLQDQGAPAERLQAALARVGIEAIDPHTLRVTLARPRSYFLARLANVYLFFPVPSAALAGRSEEAVRDYFDRPREGHPLALGPYRVESWDRAGERVRLVHNPHSIFQPPLGPGERPAPVLTLLKSEIGPALYERGRVDFVFVDSAVALQGRHPEDLQHEPLLSTYFLVFNTERPPLDRPEVRRAISRAIDREALMKGLLPAARPSHVLLPPELPGAATPQEAARLPHFEPERARAELSGVPGVDRPLRLVFRAGDSFVPEAAIAERLAAQLAAVGLQVTLDSRSDFSAEVARRTPEGPRAYDLYLRRLGADYAHPNTFFTLFERTGLHQSGWETQRGGEPMSRFEALLDEADAEPDEARARALYGQAQAVLLDEMAVIAPLYHPDRYFRTRASLRGVDVDPFNFLSLRELRLGTPAEVR; this comes from the coding sequence ATGCTCGCCCTGGTCCTCGTGGCCGGAGGTTGTGGTCGCTGTGGCTTCCAGCCCGACCCTGGCGTCAAGGTCGTCGTCCCCGCGATGCCCACCACCCTCGACTGGAGCTACTCCGACCCCACCAGTTGGGCCAACTACCCCGTCATGCTCGCCAGCCAGCGCGGGCTCACCACCCTCGCGCCCGACCACTCCGTCCAGCCCGGTCTCGCCGAGCGCTGGGAGCGCTCCCGCACCGCCCACGGCCACGAGGTCTACACCTTCCACCTCCGGCGGGACGTGCGTTGGTCCGATGGTGTCACCCCCCTCTCCGCCCAGGACTTCGTCCTCGGCTGGCACCGCGCCCTCCAGGGCCGCGAGCGCGGGGAGCTGGCCGACCTCCTCGGCGCCGAGGAGGTGCTCTCCCTTCAGGACCAGGGTGCCCCCGCCGAGCGCCTCCAGGCCGCCCTCGCCCGCGTGGGCATCGAGGCGATCGATCCGCATACCCTGCGCGTCACCCTGGCTCGCCCCCGCAGCTACTTCCTCGCGCGGCTCGCCAACGTCTACCTGTTCTTCCCCGTGCCCTCCGCGGCCCTTGCCGGCAGGTCCGAGGAAGCGGTGCGCGACTACTTCGACCGGCCGCGCGAGGGCCACCCCCTGGCGCTCGGCCCCTACCGCGTCGAGAGCTGGGACCGCGCCGGCGAGCGCGTGAGGCTCGTCCACAACCCGCACTCCATCTTCCAGCCGCCGCTCGGCCCCGGTGAGCGCCCCGCGCCCGTGCTCACCCTCCTGAAGTCTGAGATCGGCCCCGCCCTCTACGAGCGCGGCCGGGTGGACTTCGTCTTCGTGGACAGCGCCGTGGCCCTCCAGGGCCGCCACCCGGAGGACCTCCAGCACGAGCCGCTCCTCTCCACCTACTTCCTCGTCTTCAACACCGAGCGCCCACCGCTCGATCGGCCCGAGGTGCGCCGGGCCATCTCCCGGGCCATCGATCGCGAGGCCCTCATGAAGGGCCTGCTGCCCGCGGCGCGTCCCAGCCACGTCCTCCTCCCGCCCGAGCTGCCCGGCGCCGCCACCCCCCAGGAAGCCGCGCGCCTGCCCCACTTCGAGCCCGAGCGGGCCCGAGCGGAGCTCTCCGGGGTGCCGGGAGTGGACCGGCCGCTGCGCCTCGTCTTCCGGGCGGGGGACTCCTTCGTGCCCGAGGCCGCCATCGCCGAGCGCCTGGCCGCGCAGCTCGCCGCCGTGGGCCTCCAGGTGACGCTGGACTCGCGCTCGGACTTCTCCGCCGAGGTGGCCCGCCGCACTCCCGAGGGCCCCCGGGCCTACGACCTCTACCTGCGCCGGCTGGGCGCGGACTACGCGCACCCCAACACCTTCTTCACCCTCTTCGAGCGCACCGGACTGCACCAGTCGGGCTGGGAGACGCAGCGGGGCGGCGAGCCCATGAGCCGCTTCGAGGCGCTCCTGGACGAGGCCGACGCCGAGCCGGACGAGGCCCGCGCGCGTGCCCTCTACGGACAGGCCCAGGCGGTGCTCCTCGACGAGATGGCCGTCATCGCGCCCCTGTACCACCCGGACCGCTACTTCCGGACCCGGGCCTCCCTGCGCGGCGTGGACGTGGACCCCTTCAACTTCCTCTCCCTGCGCGAGCTGCGCCTGGGGACCCCGGCGGAGGTGCGCTGA
- a CDS encoding ABC transporter permease subunit produces MSPALVRLGRQLVLVPLVALASYFLMAALPLTTDDDAKRQVAPEVLASYRRDLGLGQPLGFLRPWVKLFRGERLGTSAQGVTGDELLWKLSGSVGVGLVALVLALGWALAFALLRARWRRGRLAVLGDALPAVAFGTPVFIPALLLAPAVVERGHLLPELSAALVISVWPGIFLGTLVADALDTELSRDYVRTALGKGLSPHSVLWRHVLPNVLPALLDAVGPVATALLAGSFAAERVFGLPYFGQLYVLAVLQKQVAVVVVATTVFASLLVAVGLGVELVRLWVDPRAREART; encoded by the coding sequence ATGTCTCCCGCGCTCGTCCGCCTCGGCCGGCAGCTGGTGCTCGTGCCCCTCGTCGCGCTCGCGTCCTACTTCCTCATGGCCGCGCTGCCGCTCACCACCGATGACGACGCCAAGCGCCAGGTGGCTCCGGAGGTGCTCGCGTCCTACCGGAGGGACCTCGGCCTGGGGCAGCCGCTCGGCTTCCTCCGCCCGTGGGTGAAGCTCTTCCGCGGCGAGCGCCTGGGCACCAGCGCCCAGGGCGTCACCGGCGACGAGCTGCTGTGGAAGCTCTCCGGCAGCGTGGGCGTGGGATTGGTGGCCCTGGTGCTCGCGCTCGGGTGGGCCCTGGCCTTCGCGCTGCTGCGGGCGCGGTGGAGACGGGGCCGGCTCGCCGTGCTCGGGGACGCGCTGCCGGCCGTGGCCTTCGGGACGCCCGTCTTCATCCCCGCGCTGCTGCTCGCGCCCGCGGTGGTGGAGCGCGGGCACCTGCTGCCCGAGCTGTCCGCCGCGCTCGTCATCTCCGTCTGGCCCGGCATCTTCCTCGGCACGCTGGTGGCGGACGCGCTGGACACGGAGCTGTCCCGGGACTACGTGCGCACCGCGCTCGGCAAGGGCCTGTCCCCGCACTCCGTGCTGTGGCGCCACGTGCTGCCCAACGTGCTGCCCGCGCTGCTGGACGCCGTGGGGCCCGTGGCCACCGCGCTCCTCGCCGGCTCCTTCGCCGCCGAGCGCGTCTTCGGCCTGCCGTACTTCGGCCAGCTCTACGTCCTCGCCGTGCTGCAGAAGCAGGTGGCCGTCGTCGTGGTGGCCACCACCGTCTTCGCCTCGCTGCTCGTCGCCGTCGGGCTGGGGGTGGAGCTCGTGCGCCTCTGGGTGGATCCGAGGGCCCGGGAGGCCCGGACATGA
- a CDS encoding ABC transporter permease subunit, which yields MSTRRVPTRAWVGLVLLVGLGLASWLAARVFPEALASTCPLGTDPTHPDRTVCELAFGGLWVSLAVGLMAGALSTALGLGVAMGARAAGGAVEHQVLRAVDAVFALPDVLVVMVLQLAGQSMLDAGHAGGLGPFGLMVVSLALVGWAGPARMFRNRLATLEGQEFIAASRALGAGRWHLLRVHLWPALRPFVLAVFLSRLPTAILAESTVSFFGIARMEPMSLGRYLGTSYAALIYEGGARVVLPAWGLLVLLVLGASLASQALGAGTRRA from the coding sequence ATGAGCACGCGCCGCGTCCCCACGCGGGCCTGGGTGGGCCTCGTGCTGCTCGTGGGCCTGGGCCTGGCGAGCTGGCTCGCCGCCCGCGTCTTCCCCGAGGCGCTCGCCTCGACCTGCCCGTTGGGCACGGACCCCACCCACCCGGACCGTACGGTGTGCGAGCTGGCCTTCGGGGGCCTGTGGGTCTCCCTGGCCGTGGGCCTGATGGCCGGGGCCCTGTCCACCGCGCTGGGGCTCGGCGTGGCCATGGGCGCCCGGGCGGCGGGCGGCGCGGTGGAGCACCAGGTGCTGCGCGCGGTGGACGCCGTCTTCGCGCTGCCGGACGTGCTGGTGGTGATGGTGCTCCAACTTGCGGGCCAGTCGATGCTGGACGCGGGCCACGCGGGCGGACTGGGCCCCTTCGGGCTGATGGTGGTGTCCCTGGCCCTGGTGGGCTGGGCGGGTCCGGCGCGCATGTTCCGCAACCGCCTGGCCACGCTGGAGGGCCAGGAGTTCATCGCCGCCTCGCGGGCCCTCGGCGCCGGGCGCTGGCACCTGCTGCGCGTCCACCTCTGGCCCGCGCTGCGCCCCTTCGTGCTCGCCGTCTTCCTCAGCCGCCTGCCGACCGCCATCCTCGCCGAGTCCACCGTCAGCTTCTTCGGCATCGCCCGCATGGAGCCGATGTCGCTCGGCCGCTACCTGGGCACCAGCTACGCGGCCCTCATCTACGAGGGCGGCGCGCGCGTGGTGCTTCCCGCCTGGGGGTTGCTGGTGCTGCTCGTGCTTGGTGCCTCGCTGGCCTCCCAGGCACTCGGGGCTGGGACGCGCCGCGCCTGA
- a CDS encoding response regulator, with protein sequence MSIVNEELPIATGHSRSRTQADDNLKLEPVKGSVLIVEDDPAHRELLVELLTQWGYAPLPVGSAEEAEFAVRNKRMDAAIVDVFLPGRSGTNLMTRLREKFPQSVLIGVSAMSDAAMARKCKGLGADLFIGKPLAPEKLAQALQSRHNSWH encoded by the coding sequence ATGTCCATCGTCAACGAGGAGCTCCCCATTGCCACCGGCCACAGCCGCTCCAGGACCCAGGCCGACGACAATCTGAAGCTGGAGCCGGTGAAGGGCTCGGTGCTCATCGTCGAGGACGACCCCGCCCACCGCGAGCTGCTGGTGGAACTGTTGACGCAGTGGGGCTACGCGCCGTTGCCCGTGGGCAGCGCGGAGGAGGCCGAGTTCGCCGTGCGCAACAAGCGCATGGACGCGGCCATCGTCGATGTCTTCCTCCCGGGCCGCAGCGGCACCAACCTGATGACGCGCCTGCGCGAGAAGTTCCCCCAGTCCGTGCTCATCGGCGTGAGCGCCATGAGCGATGCGGCCATGGCCCGCAAGTGCAAGGGGCTGGGCGCGGATCTGTTCATCGGCAAGCCGCTCGCGCCGGAGAAGCTCGCCCAGGCGCTGCAGTCCCGTCACAACAGCTGGCATTGA
- a CDS encoding YqgE/AlgH family protein, whose product MQTLAPGFLIAMPQLGDSTFKRSVILMLEHNESGSMGLVINRGASLTLGELAKNQSLGIAPERVNQLVFVGGPVEPHRGFVLHDDERVTEKHEVVPGLFLSLTLDTLGPLLKDPSPHLRFCLGYAGWGAGQLESELASGSWLYAEASARPVLEGDPGLIWDSTLKSMGVDPAMLVKGKGLN is encoded by the coding sequence GTGCAGACACTCGCTCCCGGCTTCCTCATCGCCATGCCCCAGTTGGGGGATTCGACCTTCAAGCGCTCGGTCATCCTCATGCTCGAGCACAACGAATCGGGTTCCATGGGGCTGGTCATCAACCGGGGCGCCTCGCTGACGCTGGGTGAGCTGGCGAAGAATCAGTCCCTGGGCATCGCCCCGGAACGGGTCAACCAGCTCGTCTTCGTGGGCGGCCCCGTGGAGCCCCACCGGGGCTTCGTCCTCCACGACGACGAGCGTGTGACGGAGAAGCACGAGGTGGTGCCCGGCCTCTTCCTCAGCCTCACCCTGGACACGCTGGGCCCCCTCCTGAAGGATCCATCGCCCCACCTGCGCTTCTGCCTGGGCTACGCCGGCTGGGGCGCCGGGCAGTTGGAGAGCGAGCTCGCTTCCGGCTCCTGGCTCTACGCCGAGGCGTCCGCACGTCCCGTGCTCGAAGGGGACCCGGGTCTGATATGGGACAGCACCCTGAAGAGCATGGGGGTGGATCCCGCCATGCTCGTGAAGGGGAAGGGACTGAACTGA
- a CDS encoding BolA family protein — translation MLDPNAIRQRILGALPGSEVDVRDTTGTGDHFEARVVSPAFGGKSMVEQHQLVYAPLQDWLKSGELHALALKTYSPEQWKKLGNR, via the coding sequence ATGCTCGATCCGAATGCCATCCGCCAGAGGATTCTCGGCGCGCTGCCCGGCTCGGAGGTGGACGTGCGCGACACCACCGGGACGGGAGACCACTTCGAGGCGCGCGTGGTGAGCCCCGCCTTCGGGGGGAAGTCCATGGTGGAACAGCACCAACTGGTGTACGCGCCCCTGCAGGACTGGCTGAAGTCCGGCGAGCTGCACGCGCTCGCGCTCAAGACCTATTCGCCCGAGCAGTGGAAGAAGCTCGGCAACCGCTGA
- the grxD gene encoding Grx4 family monothiol glutaredoxin, whose protein sequence is MTPELKARFDEEIRNHKIVLFMKGNALFPQCGFSARALHILRQHGEVHTVDVLADPEIRQGIKEYSNWPTIPQVFINGKFVGGSDILMELEERGELADLLSGKAPA, encoded by the coding sequence ATGACTCCGGAATTGAAGGCTCGTTTCGACGAGGAGATCCGCAACCACAAGATCGTCCTCTTCATGAAGGGCAACGCGCTGTTCCCGCAGTGCGGCTTCTCCGCGCGGGCGCTGCACATCCTGCGGCAGCACGGGGAGGTGCACACGGTGGATGTGCTGGCCGATCCCGAGATTCGCCAGGGCATCAAGGAGTACTCCAACTGGCCCACGATTCCCCAGGTGTTCATCAACGGGAAGTTCGTCGGGGGCTCGGACATCCTCATGGAGCTGGAGGAGCGTGGCGAGCTGGCCGACCTGCTCTCCGGCAAGGCCCCGGCCTGA
- a CDS encoding sulfite oxidase-like oxidoreductase, translating into MSTRDEKLQRIVEARLKLRERFLERMARTPGVSDERPQGSGPPNRHGMPKLPPDQTETRKWPVLDLGVPFDQPSLDEWELRIDGAVEQPLTLSWTDFRSLPQAEDTSDFHCVTGWSLMDVQWRGVQFATLAALARPLPGAAFILAHAYDGYTTNLPLEEALKDDVLLVHTYNGKPLPREHGGPVRMITPQLYAWKGAKWIRRIEFLRQDQPGFWEQRGYSNTAHPWRDDRYS; encoded by the coding sequence ATGTCCACCCGGGACGAGAAGCTCCAGCGCATCGTGGAAGCGCGCCTGAAACTCCGGGAGCGCTTCCTGGAGAGGATGGCGCGCACGCCAGGCGTGAGTGACGAGCGCCCCCAGGGCAGCGGTCCGCCGAACCGGCACGGCATGCCGAAGCTGCCGCCGGATCAGACCGAGACACGCAAGTGGCCGGTGCTGGACCTGGGTGTGCCGTTCGATCAGCCCTCGCTGGACGAGTGGGAGCTGCGCATCGACGGCGCGGTGGAGCAGCCCCTGACCCTGAGCTGGACGGACTTCCGGTCTCTGCCCCAGGCCGAGGATACCAGTGACTTCCACTGCGTCACGGGCTGGAGCCTGATGGACGTGCAGTGGAGGGGGGTGCAGTTCGCGACGCTCGCGGCGCTCGCCCGCCCGCTGCCCGGGGCGGCGTTCATCCTCGCGCACGCCTACGACGGCTACACCACCAACCTGCCGCTCGAGGAAGCCCTCAAAGACGACGTGCTGCTGGTGCACACGTACAATGGCAAGCCGCTGCCGCGCGAGCACGGTGGCCCGGTGCGGATGATCACGCCCCAGCTCTATGCCTGGAAGGGGGCGAAGTGGATCCGCCGCATCGAGTTCCTCCGGCAGGACCAGCCAGGCTTCTGGGAACAACGTGGCTACAGCAACACCGCGCATCCCTGGAGAGATGACCGCTACTCCTGA
- a CDS encoding DUF2914 domain-containing protein — protein sequence MTATPEPGLGVEPGAEQGPLLVPVADVPATTAPPEDLVPTETRPTLGERVRGLRTRYAKWELALFFFAGFAYDILTLPRIDNRFVLTKHGLYLAILGLLLLAELRWSWGTEPPRRLARVWRFREDALHFFLGGLLSPYTLFYFKSASGLTAFLFLAGVFGLLVANELPRFRALGPVVRVGLYSFCVTSYFAYLLPVLSGYYSGKLFVASAGLSCVATLLLSLLARWWSGDWRRTLRHVALPGLGIQGLLLGLYLLKAIPPVPLSMLASGIYHGVEVVKGPKGRDYRLLHERPEWRPWQRGDQDFRARPGDKVYFFASVFAPASFKPQRAGDKGTRLVIRWYYDDPEKGWKEFHAYDDLYLGQGGRERGYRTFASLTNPRAGDWRVSMETEDGREIGRLSFTVTPDESTAPRVFKADAG from the coding sequence ATGACCGCTACTCCTGAGCCGGGCCTGGGCGTCGAGCCGGGCGCGGAGCAGGGGCCGCTGCTCGTTCCCGTCGCGGATGTGCCCGCCACCACCGCTCCGCCCGAGGACCTGGTTCCCACGGAGACGCGGCCCACGCTGGGAGAGCGGGTGCGAGGCCTCCGCACCCGCTACGCGAAGTGGGAGCTGGCGCTCTTCTTCTTCGCGGGCTTCGCCTACGACATCCTCACGCTGCCGCGCATCGACAACCGGTTCGTGCTCACCAAGCACGGCCTGTACCTGGCCATCCTGGGCCTGTTGCTGCTGGCGGAGCTGCGCTGGAGCTGGGGAACGGAGCCGCCGCGCCGGCTGGCCCGGGTGTGGCGCTTCCGCGAGGACGCGCTGCACTTCTTCCTCGGCGGGCTGCTGAGCCCGTACACGCTCTTCTATTTCAAGAGTGCCTCCGGGCTGACGGCGTTCCTGTTCCTCGCGGGCGTCTTCGGGCTGCTGGTGGCCAACGAGCTGCCACGCTTCCGGGCGCTGGGGCCCGTGGTGCGCGTGGGGCTCTACAGCTTCTGTGTCACGTCCTACTTCGCGTACCTGCTGCCGGTGCTGTCCGGCTACTACAGCGGGAAGCTGTTCGTGGCGTCGGCGGGGCTGTCCTGCGTGGCGACGCTGCTCCTCTCCCTGCTGGCGCGTTGGTGGAGTGGGGACTGGCGGCGCACGCTGCGGCACGTGGCGCTGCCGGGGCTCGGCATCCAGGGGCTGCTGCTCGGGCTGTACCTGCTGAAGGCGATTCCCCCGGTGCCGCTGTCCATGCTGGCCAGTGGCATCTACCACGGCGTGGAGGTGGTGAAGGGACCGAAGGGCCGGGACTACCGGCTGCTCCACGAGCGCCCCGAGTGGAGGCCGTGGCAGCGCGGGGATCAGGACTTCCGCGCGCGTCCAGGCGACAAGGTCTACTTCTTCGCCAGTGTCTTCGCGCCCGCGAGCTTCAAGCCCCAGCGCGCGGGCGACAAGGGCACCCGGCTCGTCATCCGCTGGTACTACGACGATCCGGAGAAGGGCTGGAAGGAGTTCCACGCCTACGACGACCTGTACCTGGGGCAGGGCGGGCGCGAGCGGGGCTACCGGACGTTCGCGAGTCTGACCAATCCCCGCGCCGGCGACTGGCGCGTCTCCATGGAGACAGAGGACGGGCGGGAGATCGGCCGCCTGTCCTTCACCGTGACGCCGGACGAGAGCACGGCGCCCCGCGTGTTCAAG